From Acidobacteriota bacterium, a single genomic window includes:
- a CDS encoding ABC transporter ATP-binding protein, whose protein sequence is MMYTIETEELTKRFGDLVAVDNLTLRVKEGEIFGFLGPNGAGKTTTVRMLVGILTPSSGNARVGGYDLLKETERIKEIIGYMSQHFGLYEDLTVWENLTFYARLYLKDKRKSALAANEVMERFGLDFYRDHLVRNLSGGWRQRLGLACAMVHKPKIAFLDEPTAGIDPVTRRVIWDMLYELAQGGTTLFVTTHYMEEAEHCNTIGFIWQGRLIACAQPSEVKERIMGEEVVRLRVEPFFPAFEFLKEMGEPIRDVNSYGDAIHLMVKDAKEALPVIERELNSRGFSIKELTKANPTIEDVFVYLSRKELKKG, encoded by the coding sequence ATGATGTACACCATTGAGACCGAAGAGCTAACCAAGCGGTTTGGCGACTTAGTCGCCGTTGATAACCTTACCCTCAGGGTGAAGGAGGGGGAAATATTCGGTTTTCTGGGACCGAACGGAGCGGGTAAGACGACTACGGTTAGGATGCTCGTCGGTATCCTTACCCCAAGTTCGGGGAACGCCAGAGTAGGGGGGTATGATCTCCTCAAGGAGACAGAGAGGATAAAGGAGATAATCGGTTATATGTCCCAGCATTTTGGACTTTATGAGGACCTCACCGTTTGGGAGAACCTCACCTTTTATGCCCGGCTTTATCTGAAGGATAAGAGAAAGTCGGCTCTTGCCGCAAATGAGGTGATGGAGCGGTTTGGGCTCGATTTTTATCGGGACCACTTGGTGAGAAACCTTTCCGGTGGCTGGAGGCAGCGTTTGGGCCTTGCCTGTGCTATGGTCCATAAGCCTAAGATCGCCTTTCTCGACGAGCCGACAGCCGGCATTGACCCGGTGACCCGGCGGGTTATCTGGGATATGCTTTACGAGCTTGCCCAGGGGGGGACCACCCTGTTCGTCACCACCCACTATATGGAGGAGGCGGAGCACTGTAATACCATCGGATTTATCTGGCAGGGGAGGCTCATCGCCTGTGCCCAGCCGAGCGAGGTGAAGGAGAGGATAATGGGCGAGGAGGTGGTACGGCTTCGGGTGGAGCCTTTCTTCCCCGCCTTTGAGTTTTTAAAGGAAATGGGTGAGCCGATAAGGGATGTAAATAGCTACGGGGATGCCATTCACCTGATGGTAAAGGATGCGAAAGAAGCGCTTCCGGTGATCGAGAGGGAGCTCAACTCAAGGGGGTTCTCCATCAAGGAGTTGACAAAGGCAAACCCCACCATTGAGGATGTATTCGTCTATCTTTCAAGGAAGGAGCTAAAGAAGGGATAA
- a CDS encoding efflux RND transporter periplasmic adaptor subunit: MTKKDRFRRLSLLFAVIIVSILPACRKEGEKRGIVCSGTVEAVEVFVRTEIAGKVVSFSPEEGDFLKKGEVIAKINTERLESVRDELEGKIAELEARLSLLKKGARIEEIKRAQAAKDQAFAQLAEMKREFARVKELVASGALPKAELDRAKTKLKVAEKGYEQAEKSYQIVKKGARLEEIRMAEAALTQVKARLKSVLRDIERGTIRSPRDGILAEKLSQEGEFLPAGGLVAKIIDLRKPWVKVYVKETDFGKIRLGDRAEVRIDAFPGRVFAGRVSFLSPEAEFTPKEVETKEERVKLVFGVKVIVENSKGYLKPGLPADVIIIPKGN, from the coding sequence AAGCGGGGTATTGTCTGTTCTGGGACGGTGGAGGCGGTTGAGGTTTTTGTCCGTACCGAGATCGCGGGCAAGGTGGTGAGCTTTTCCCCTGAGGAGGGGGATTTTTTGAAGAAGGGGGAGGTGATAGCGAAGATCAATACCGAACGGCTCGAGAGTGTGCGGGATGAACTTGAGGGGAAGATAGCGGAGCTCGAAGCGAGGCTCTCCCTCCTTAAGAAGGGGGCGAGAATTGAGGAGATAAAGCGGGCACAAGCGGCGAAGGATCAGGCGTTTGCCCAGCTTGCCGAGATGAAGCGGGAGTTTGCCCGGGTGAAGGAGTTGGTGGCGAGTGGAGCGCTTCCCAAGGCGGAGCTCGACCGGGCAAAGACCAAGCTCAAGGTAGCGGAGAAGGGGTATGAACAGGCGGAGAAAAGCTACCAGATAGTGAAGAAGGGCGCCCGCCTCGAGGAGATAAGGATGGCTGAGGCAGCGCTCACTCAGGTTAAGGCGAGGCTCAAGTCGGTCTTAAGGGATATTGAACGGGGGACGATTCGTTCTCCTCGCGATGGGATATTGGCGGAGAAGCTCTCTCAGGAAGGGGAGTTTCTTCCTGCGGGGGGTTTGGTTGCCAAGATAATAGATCTCAGGAAGCCTTGGGTCAAGGTGTATGTAAAGGAGACCGATTTTGGGAAGATACGGCTCGGTGATCGGGCGGAGGTGAGGATAGACGCCTTCCCTGGACGGGTATTTGCCGGCAGGGTAAGTTTTCTCTCCCCGGAGGCGGAGTTTACCCCTAAAGAAGTAGAGACGAAGGAGGAGCGGGTGAAGCTTGTCTTCGGAGTAAAGGTTATTGTGGAAAATAGCAAGGGCTATCTCAAGCCGGGTCTTCCCGCAGATGTGATCATTATTCCCAAAGGTAATTGA